From a single Flavobacterium sp. genomic region:
- the fabV gene encoding enoyl-ACP reductase FabV — protein sequence MIIEPRMRGFICLTAHPKGCEQNVKNQIEYVKSKGKINGPKRVLVIGASTGFGLASRITSAFGSDAATIGVFFEKAPSEGKTASPGWYNSAAFEQEAQKAGLYAKSINGDAFSNEVKQQTIELIKADLGQIDLIIYSLASPVRQHPVTGVLHRSTLKPIGSTFTNKTVDFHTGNVTNVSIEPANEEDIANTVVVMGGEDWSMWMDALKGAGVLAEGATTIAYSYIGPEVTEAVYRKGTIGRAKDHLEATAFEITEKLKDINGKGFVSVNKALVTQASSAIPVIPLYISLLYKIMKAEGIHEGCIEQIQRLYAERLYAGNAVPTDDKGRIRIDDLEMRADVQERIAKLWLESTTETLVELGDLAGYKQDFLNLFGFGFEGIDYQADVNELFMVPSIR from the coding sequence ATGATTATAGAACCAAGAATGAGAGGATTTATTTGTTTAACAGCTCATCCAAAAGGTTGTGAACAAAATGTAAAAAATCAAATTGAATATGTAAAGTCTAAAGGAAAAATAAACGGACCTAAACGAGTATTAGTTATTGGTGCTTCGACTGGTTTTGGTTTGGCTTCAAGAATTACAAGTGCTTTTGGTTCTGATGCTGCTACTATTGGCGTGTTTTTTGAAAAAGCACCATCAGAAGGAAAAACGGCTTCTCCGGGTTGGTATAACTCTGCAGCTTTTGAGCAAGAAGCACAAAAAGCGGGATTGTATGCAAAAAGTATCAATGGTGATGCCTTCTCAAATGAAGTAAAACAACAAACTATTGAATTGATTAAGGCTGATTTAGGTCAGATTGATTTAATTATTTACAGTTTGGCTTCCCCTGTTCGTCAACATCCTGTAACTGGTGTTTTACACCGTTCAACTTTAAAACCTATTGGTTCAACTTTTACAAATAAAACAGTTGATTTTCATACAGGAAATGTGACCAATGTGTCAATTGAACCTGCAAATGAAGAAGATATTGCAAATACGGTTGTTGTAATGGGAGGTGAAGATTGGTCTATGTGGATGGACGCACTTAAGGGTGCAGGAGTGCTAGCAGAAGGAGCAACTACAATTGCTTATTCATACATAGGACCTGAAGTTACTGAAGCGGTTTACAGAAAGGGTACTATCGGAAGAGCAAAAGATCATTTAGAAGCAACAGCATTTGAAATAACAGAAAAATTAAAAGATATCAATGGAAAAGGTTTTGTTTCTGTAAATAAAGCGTTAGTTACGCAAGCAAGTTCAGCTATTCCAGTAATACCATTATATATTTCATTGTTATACAAGATAATGAAAGCTGAAGGAATACATGAAGGTTGTATAGAACAAATCCAGCGTTTATATGCAGAGAGATTATATGCAGGAAATGCTGTTCCAACAGATGATAAAGGTAGAATTCGTATTGATGATTTGGAAATGAGAGCTGATGTTCAAGAACGCATTGCAAAATTATGGTTAGAATCTACAACTGAAACATTAGTAGAATTAGGAGATTTAGCGGGTTATAAGCAAGATTTCTTAAACTTATTTGGTTTTGGATTTGAAGGTATCGATTACCAAGCTGATGTAAATGAATTGTTTATGGTTCCAAGTATTAGATAA
- the recN gene encoding DNA repair protein RecN produces MLLSLSIKNYALIEYLETDFSNQFSVITGETGAGKSILLGALGLVLGNRADLTSLKDKEQKCIIEAQFAISNYNLQSFFNENDMDYDDKTIIRREILPSGKSRAFVNDSPVNLQELQELGALLLDIHSQHQTRELTEENYQIDILDAVANNNDLVVAYKQALTTYKSIQKEVKQLTSEKEALVKEYEYNSYLLNELLVANLVDGEQEDLEQELEQLSNVEFIKENFERILAVANEEQVGALVNLKEMKISLQKIIGFSTLYAQLYERLTSSLLEIEDIVSECEQNNEKILADPERLEFVNTKLQSIYNLQKKHQVQSIAELLVIQNELDAKVIRVDDLDGAINKLQSELNKQQSKVDEIAKTIFENRKKIVPVLIDKMKTILSQLGMVEANFQIEINHTNSYFQKGKDEVVLLFSANKGTSFGSLKKVASGGEMSRIMLAIKAVLANYSKLPTIIFDEIDTGVSGEIAIKMGEIMKEMSTTMQVFAITHLPQIAAKGNSHYKVSKRNQGETTISELNLLTSEERIQHIAEMLSGKDITDSALQHAKALLN; encoded by the coding sequence ATGTTACTTTCTCTTTCTATAAAAAATTATGCTTTAATAGAATATCTCGAAACTGATTTTTCTAATCAATTTTCCGTTATTACAGGAGAAACAGGTGCTGGAAAGTCAATTCTTTTGGGAGCTTTAGGTTTGGTTTTAGGTAATAGAGCTGATTTAACCTCACTTAAGGATAAGGAACAAAAATGCATTATTGAAGCACAATTTGCAATCTCTAATTATAATTTACAGTCGTTTTTTAATGAAAATGACATGGACTATGATGATAAAACTATTATTAGAAGAGAAATTTTACCCTCTGGGAAATCAAGAGCATTTGTAAATGACAGTCCTGTTAATCTTCAAGAGTTACAAGAGCTTGGCGCTTTATTGTTGGATATTCATTCCCAACATCAAACTCGGGAATTGACAGAAGAAAATTACCAAATTGATATTTTAGATGCTGTAGCCAATAATAATGATTTAGTGGTTGCATACAAACAAGCATTAACTACTTATAAATCGATTCAAAAGGAAGTAAAACAATTAACTTCTGAAAAAGAGGCTTTGGTTAAGGAATATGAATATAATTCGTATTTGTTAAATGAACTATTAGTTGCTAATTTGGTGGATGGTGAACAAGAAGACCTAGAGCAAGAGCTTGAACAACTAAGTAATGTTGAATTCATAAAAGAAAATTTTGAAAGAATTTTAGCTGTTGCCAACGAAGAGCAAGTAGGGGCTTTGGTGAATTTAAAGGAAATGAAAATATCCCTTCAAAAAATTATTGGCTTTTCAACTTTATATGCTCAATTGTATGAACGGTTGACAAGTAGTTTGCTTGAAATTGAAGATATAGTTTCTGAATGTGAACAAAATAATGAAAAAATATTAGCCGATCCTGAACGATTAGAATTTGTAAATACAAAACTACAATCTATTTATAATTTACAAAAGAAACACCAAGTACAATCTATTGCTGAATTACTGGTAATTCAAAATGAATTGGATGCTAAAGTTATTCGAGTTGACGATTTGGATGGTGCTATTAATAAATTACAATCCGAGTTAAATAAGCAGCAATCTAAAGTAGATGAAATTGCCAAAACTATTTTTGAAAATAGAAAAAAAATAGTTCCTGTCTTAATTGATAAAATGAAAACAATTTTATCGCAATTAGGAATGGTTGAAGCAAATTTTCAAATTGAAATTAACCATACCAATTCGTATTTTCAAAAAGGGAAAGATGAAGTTGTTTTGTTGTTTTCGGCCAATAAAGGAACAAGTTTTGGTTCATTGAAAAAAGTTGCTTCGGGCGGAGAAATGTCTCGTATTATGTTAGCTATAAAAGCTGTTTTGGCCAATTATTCTAAATTACCAACCATTATTTTTGATGAAATTGATACGGGTGTTTCTGGAGAAATTGCAATTAAAATGGGAGAGATAATGAAAGAAATGAGCACTACAATGCAGGTGTTTGCAATTACTCATTTACCACAAATAGCCGCTAAAGGGAATTCTCATTATAAAGTCTCTAAGCGAAATCAAGGAGAAACAACGATATCTGAATTAAATCTGTTAACTTCAGAAGAAAGAATTCAGCATATTGCAGAAATGTTATCAGGAAAAGATATTACCGATTCGGCTTTACAACATGCAAAAGCTTTGTTGAATTAA
- a CDS encoding DUF4835 family protein codes for MMRKVLVVIVFLFSFVNVFSQELNATVSVNYQQVANGNPQLFKNLESQVKEFLNTTKWTTKEYKDVEKIDCNFFINVNSYGSNVFEATLQIQSSRPIYNASLSSPILNINDKNFTFKFIEYENLIYDQNSFNSNLVSVLAFYSNLIIGLDLDSFSESGGTQYLEIASNIVNVAQTSGYKGWSQSEGNNNNRNFLISDILSNTFTPFRSSLYQYHRLGLDIMESDVKKGKEGVIKAISTLALIQKTRPNALLTRTFFDAKVDEIVSIFGGGPSLNVATLVETLNRISPLNSQKWSEIK; via the coding sequence ATGATGCGTAAAGTATTAGTAGTAATAGTTTTCTTATTTTCGTTTGTAAATGTGTTTTCACAAGAGCTAAATGCAACAGTTTCTGTGAATTATCAACAAGTTGCTAATGGAAATCCTCAATTATTTAAAAATTTAGAATCACAAGTGAAAGAATTTTTAAATACAACTAAATGGACTACAAAAGAATATAAAGATGTTGAAAAAATTGATTGCAATTTTTTTATTAATGTAAATTCCTATGGTTCAAATGTTTTTGAAGCGACTTTGCAGATACAATCTTCAAGACCTATTTATAATGCTTCATTATCTTCGCCAATATTAAATATTAACGACAAAAATTTTACTTTTAAATTCATAGAGTATGAAAATTTAATTTATGATCAAAACTCATTTAACTCTAATTTAGTCTCTGTTTTGGCTTTTTATTCAAATTTGATAATAGGTTTGGATTTAGACAGTTTTTCAGAATCTGGAGGAACCCAATATCTTGAAATAGCTTCAAATATTGTTAATGTAGCTCAAACCAGTGGATACAAAGGATGGAGTCAGTCAGAAGGGAATAACAACAATAGAAATTTTTTAATTTCCGATATTTTATCGAATACTTTTACACCTTTTAGATCCTCTCTTTATCAATACCACCGCTTAGGATTAGATATCATGGAAAGTGATGTTAAAAAAGGAAAAGAAGGCGTTATCAAAGCAATTTCTACATTAGCGCTTATACAAAAAACAAGACCCAATGCCTTGCTAACCAGAACTTTTTTTGATGCCAAGGTAGATGAAATAGTTTCTATATTTGGCGGCGGGCCAAGTCTTAATGTTGCAACATTGGTTGAAACATTAAATAGAATTTCACCGTTGAATTCTCAAAAATGGAGTGAAATTAAATAA
- the coaBC gene encoding bifunctional phosphopantothenoylcysteine decarboxylase/phosphopantothenate--cysteine ligase CoaBC, whose product MSVLSGKKILLGISGGIAAYKTATLVRLFIKAGAQVQVVMSPASLHFVTPLTIATLSKNPVYSTFYDEEEGTGEWNNHVELGLWADLMIVAPATANTLSKMANGNCDNLLIATYLSAKCPVYFAPAMDFDMYKHPSTLDSFLKLKSFGNIIIPAENGELASGLSGEGRMAEPENIITFLENDILDKLPLKGKNILITAGPTYEAIDPVRFIGNHSSGKMGFDIANEAANKGANVILVSGPTHLKVSNSSIELIRVTSAQEMYDVCLECYYGVDVAIAAAAVADYRPKNVASQKIKKNEATFSIELEKTKDILATLGEQKKNQFLIGFALETENEIEHAKQKIQKKNLDLIVLNSLNDERAGFGSPTNKVTFISKDFSIEPKELKSKEEVAQDIINKVIQFYDA is encoded by the coding sequence ATGTCTGTTTTAAGCGGTAAAAAAATCTTACTAGGTATTTCTGGTGGTATAGCTGCATATAAAACAGCCACATTGGTTAGATTATTCATAAAAGCAGGTGCACAAGTACAGGTTGTAATGTCGCCTGCTTCTTTGCATTTTGTTACACCACTTACTATAGCAACTCTTTCAAAAAATCCGGTTTATTCTACCTTTTATGATGAAGAAGAAGGTACAGGTGAATGGAATAATCATGTAGAATTAGGCTTATGGGCTGACTTAATGATTGTTGCTCCTGCTACAGCTAATACGCTCTCTAAAATGGCAAATGGTAATTGTGATAATTTATTAATTGCAACCTATCTTTCTGCTAAATGTCCTGTTTATTTTGCTCCTGCAATGGATTTTGATATGTATAAACACCCATCTACTTTAGATAGTTTTTTAAAATTGAAGTCCTTTGGAAATATAATAATTCCAGCTGAAAATGGTGAATTAGCTAGTGGTTTATCTGGTGAAGGGAGAATGGCTGAACCTGAAAATATTATCACTTTTTTAGAAAATGATATTTTAGATAAGTTGCCCTTAAAAGGAAAAAACATCTTAATTACTGCAGGTCCTACCTATGAGGCTATTGATCCAGTTCGTTTTATTGGAAATCATTCTTCAGGCAAAATGGGGTTTGATATTGCTAATGAAGCTGCTAATAAAGGAGCCAATGTAATTTTAGTTTCTGGACCTACTCATTTAAAGGTGAGTAACTCTTCAATTGAATTAATTCGCGTTACATCAGCTCAAGAAATGTATGATGTTTGTCTTGAATGTTATTATGGTGTTGATGTTGCTATTGCTGCAGCTGCCGTTGCAGATTATCGTCCAAAAAATGTTGCAAGTCAGAAAATAAAAAAGAATGAAGCAACGTTCTCTATAGAGCTTGAAAAAACAAAAGATATTTTAGCAACCCTTGGTGAACAAAAGAAAAATCAGTTTTTGATTGGTTTTGCATTAGAAACTGAAAATGAAATTGAACATGCAAAACAAAAAATTCAGAAAAAAAACTTAGATTTGATAGTTTTAAATTCTTTAAATGATGAAAGAGCGGGTTTTGGAAGTCCAACAAATAAAGTAACTTTTATTTCAAAAGACTTTTCTATTGAGCCAAAAGAGCTAAAATCAAAAGAAGAAGTAGCTCAAGATATTATTAATAAAGTAATTCAATTTTATGATGCGTAA
- a CDS encoding DNA-directed RNA polymerase subunit omega encodes MDLKKTNAPVNTITYNKSKLEEPTGNIYEAITIMAKRANQINTEIKKELIEKLEEFATYNDSLEEVFENKEQIEVSKFYEKLPKPHALSVQEWEEGKIYYRDSK; translated from the coding sequence ATGGATTTAAAGAAAACAAATGCTCCTGTAAACACTATTACTTACAATAAAAGTAAATTAGAAGAGCCTACTGGAAACATTTATGAAGCGATAACTATCATGGCTAAACGCGCTAATCAAATCAATACTGAAATTAAAAAAGAATTGATTGAAAAATTAGAGGAGTTTGCAACTTATAATGATAGTTTAGAAGAAGTTTTTGAAAATAAAGAACAAATTGAAGTTTCAAAATTCTATGAAAAATTACCTAAACCACATGCTTTATCAGTACAAGAGTGGGAAGAAGGTAAAATTTATTACAGAGACTCTAAATAA
- a CDS encoding outer membrane protein assembly factor BamD, with protein MSKVVSFLFIAFFLISCSEYQKALKSDDVAVKNEAANKMYEAGKYLKAIRLYEQIAPAYKGKPSAERMFYFYSMALYKSNQYYLAGYQLENFVATYPKSEKREECAFLAAECFYKLSPSYSLDQTDTSKALDKMQHFIDVYPDSQFLPQANVCVKELREKLEKKAFEIAKQYNTIADYKGALKAFDNFIADYPGTPFKEQALYYRLDSAYNLAINSVEAKKQERLTYAKSTYTNLIKHNSQSEYKDKADKMLAEVEKELQKYTK; from the coding sequence ATGAGTAAAGTAGTTAGTTTCCTTTTTATTGCGTTTTTTTTGATTTCTTGCAGTGAGTATCAAAAAGCTTTAAAATCAGATGATGTTGCGGTTAAAAATGAAGCTGCAAATAAAATGTATGAGGCAGGAAAGTATTTAAAAGCTATTAGATTGTATGAACAAATTGCTCCAGCTTATAAAGGGAAACCAAGCGCTGAGCGAATGTTTTATTTTTATTCTATGGCTTTGTATAAATCAAATCAATACTATTTAGCAGGGTATCAGCTGGAAAATTTTGTTGCTACGTATCCTAAAAGTGAAAAAAGAGAAGAGTGTGCTTTTTTAGCTGCTGAATGCTTTTATAAATTATCACCTAGTTATAGTTTAGATCAAACGGATACAAGTAAAGCTTTGGATAAAATGCAACATTTTATTGATGTGTACCCAGATTCTCAGTTTTTACCACAAGCAAATGTTTGTGTAAAAGAATTAAGAGAAAAATTAGAGAAAAAAGCATTTGAAATTGCAAAACAGTATAATACTATAGCTGATTACAAAGGTGCTTTAAAAGCTTTTGATAATTTCATAGCAGATTATCCTGGAACACCTTTTAAAGAACAAGCTTTATATTACAGATTAGATTCGGCATATAATTTAGCAATTAATAGTGTTGAAGCAAAAAAGCAAGAACGTTTAACTTATGCTAAATCAACATATACAAACTTGATAAAGCATAATAGTCAGTCAGAATACAAAGATAAAGCCGATAAAATGTTGGCTGAAGTAGAAAAAGAATTACAAAAATATACCAAATAA
- the dapA gene encoding 4-hydroxy-tetrahydrodipicolinate synthase, which yields MQSFIGTGVALVTPFKKDFSVDVEALTRIVNHVIDGGVEYLVVLGTTAESATLSQEEKELVIDTIVKANAGKLPLVLGVGGNNTLKVVEELKTRDFSNFEAILSVSPYYNKPTQEGIYQHFKAVAEASPIPVILYNVPGRTASNMLPSTVIRIANDFKNVIGIKEAAGDIVQAMKLIQTKPEGFLVISGDDMITLPMVLAGGAGVISVIGEGFPKEFSEMVRLGLQRRVDEAYKLHYLLADSIDMIFEQGNPGGIKEVFKSLGLSENTVRLPLVNVNEDLASRLNLFTKKLS from the coding sequence ATGCAATCATTTATTGGAACTGGTGTTGCTTTAGTTACACCATTTAAAAAAGATTTCTCAGTTGATGTTGAAGCTTTAACAAGAATTGTTAACCATGTAATCGATGGAGGAGTAGAGTATCTAGTAGTACTAGGAACAACTGCAGAATCGGCAACTTTATCTCAAGAAGAAAAAGAATTGGTGATTGATACCATTGTAAAAGCTAATGCAGGAAAATTGCCTCTTGTTTTGGGTGTTGGGGGAAATAATACACTTAAAGTTGTGGAAGAATTGAAAACAAGAGATTTTTCTAATTTTGAGGCTATTTTATCGGTTTCTCCTTATTATAATAAACCAACGCAAGAAGGAATTTATCAGCATTTTAAAGCTGTTGCAGAAGCGTCTCCAATTCCGGTTATTTTATATAATGTTCCAGGAAGAACCGCAAGTAATATGTTGCCATCGACCGTAATTCGTATTGCAAATGATTTTAAAAATGTAATTGGAATTAAAGAAGCGGCAGGTGATATTGTGCAAGCAATGAAATTAATTCAAACCAAACCAGAAGGGTTTTTGGTGATTTCTGGAGATGATATGATTACTTTACCAATGGTTTTAGCAGGTGGAGCAGGAGTAATATCTGTTATTGGAGAAGGTTTTCCAAAGGAATTTTCTGAAATGGTGCGTTTAGGTTTGCAAAGAAGAGTAGATGAAGCGTATAAATTACATTATTTATTGGCTGATAGTATTGATATGATTTTTGAACAAGGGAATCCCGGAGGGATAAAAGAAGTGTTTAAAAGTTTAGGTCTTAGTGAAAATACGGTTCGATTGCCACTTGTAAATGTTAATGAAGATTTAGCAAGTCGTTTGAATCTTTTCACAAAGAAATTAAGTTAA
- a CDS encoding DUF6913 domain-containing protein codes for MFYNIIKNFFLKKNVTKKLATHNALASNEKVVTVGVLVDESYFSQTQQLLDKIVSQGIDASNISLLVYKDKIKKKEEINEPFLTLKDVSISGEITKEVVNDFIKTPFDLLINYYDVNKSSLLLLSIKSKAKFKVGFDTVDKRVNHFIIKSLVENFDEFVLELFKYLKILNKI; via the coding sequence ATGTTTTATAATATTATAAAGAACTTTTTTCTTAAAAAAAATGTTACTAAAAAGTTAGCAACACATAATGCTTTGGCTTCAAATGAAAAAGTAGTTACGGTTGGCGTTTTAGTAGATGAATCGTATTTTAGTCAAACTCAGCAATTATTAGATAAAATTGTTTCTCAAGGAATTGATGCTAGTAATATTTCGCTGTTGGTTTATAAAGATAAAATAAAGAAAAAGGAAGAAATTAATGAACCTTTTTTAACGTTGAAAGATGTTTCAATTTCAGGTGAAATAACTAAAGAAGTTGTGAATGATTTTATTAAAACTCCTTTTGATTTATTAATAAATTATTACGACGTAAATAAAAGTTCACTTTTACTTTTGTCTATTAAGTCAAAAGCAAAATTTAAAGTTGGATTTGATACGGTAGATAAAAGAGTTAATCATTTCATTATTAAGTCGCTAGTTGAAAATTTTGACGAATTTGTCTTGGAATTATTCAAGTATTTAAAAATTTTAAATAAAATATAA
- a CDS encoding 5'-nucleotidase C-terminal domain-containing protein: protein MLVNVKKNTISFRFFVILLTFNLIISCKSTSSYQTIKIEGKKIGITDERGENEAIASYVKPYSNNIKKDLNNVLAYCPETQDKSKGKWHTNIGNLLAEITFELGNPIFQKREQKNIDICLLNNGGIRAIIPKGDVTSRTAYEVMPFENSLVIVGLTGKEIKTLAEYFIKEKKPHPLYGMKIYIDKTTLTINKIEINNQSLNDNQIYYVATSDYLANGGDNMTFFKESKIKFDIEYKLRNMLIDYFKKVDILPNITTETIILE, encoded by the coding sequence ATGCTTGTAAATGTAAAAAAGAATACAATATCTTTTCGGTTTTTTGTTATATTATTAACATTTAACTTAATTATATCCTGTAAATCAACGTCTTCCTATCAAACTATTAAAATTGAAGGAAAAAAAATTGGTATAACCGATGAACGAGGTGAAAACGAAGCAATTGCAAGTTATGTAAAACCCTATAGCAATAACATCAAAAAGGATTTAAACAATGTTTTAGCTTATTGCCCTGAAACACAAGATAAAAGTAAAGGAAAATGGCATACTAATATAGGGAATTTACTAGCCGAAATTACTTTTGAACTTGGAAATCCTATTTTCCAAAAAAGAGAGCAAAAAAACATTGATATTTGTTTACTAAATAATGGCGGAATAAGAGCTATAATTCCAAAAGGCGATGTTACCTCAAGAACAGCCTATGAAGTAATGCCTTTTGAGAATAGCCTAGTAATTGTTGGACTTACTGGAAAAGAAATAAAAACGTTAGCCGAATATTTCATAAAAGAAAAGAAGCCACACCCTTTATATGGAATGAAAATTTACATTGATAAAACAACTTTAACAATCAATAAAATTGAAATTAACAATCAAAGTTTAAATGATAATCAGATTTATTATGTGGCGACTTCCGATTATTTAGCAAATGGTGGTGACAATATGACGTTTTTTAAAGAAAGTAAAATCAAATTCGACATAGAATATAAACTTAGAAATATGTTAATTGATTATTTCAAAAAAGTAGATATTCTTCCAAACATTACAACTGAAACAATAATTTTAGAATAA
- a CDS encoding metallophosphatase, giving the protein MKRRDFIQKTAASSALLGLTGVSLSSFSTPSDIKKITILHTNDVHSHIDPFPADHPKNPNLGGAARRAAIIEGIRKEEKNVLLLDAGDIFQGTPYFNYYGGELEFKLMSMMQYDLATMGNHDFDNGIDGFYAQLPHAKFDFVSANYDFKNTILNDIVKPYKIIIKDGIKIGIFGLGVQLDGLVDKKLYKETVYNNPIEVAQDMTRILKEEKKCDLVICLSHLGFKYKDEPEKPSDILLAQKTKYIDLIIGGHTHTFLDKPIIEKNSEGKDVLINQVGCFGLNLGRIDFYLSNNNEVINKGKNIIV; this is encoded by the coding sequence ATGAAAAGAAGAGATTTTATCCAAAAAACAGCTGCGAGTTCAGCTTTACTTGGCTTAACTGGAGTGAGTTTAAGCAGTTTTTCTACCCCAAGCGATATTAAAAAAATCACTATTTTGCATACTAATGATGTGCATAGCCATATTGATCCATTTCCTGCAGATCATCCAAAAAATCCAAACTTAGGTGGAGCCGCCAGAAGAGCAGCTATTATTGAAGGCATTCGTAAAGAAGAAAAAAATGTTCTTTTATTAGATGCTGGTGATATTTTTCAAGGAACACCTTATTTTAACTATTATGGCGGAGAGTTAGAATTCAAGCTAATGAGCATGATGCAATATGATTTAGCTACAATGGGAAACCATGATTTTGACAACGGAATTGATGGTTTTTACGCCCAATTACCTCATGCAAAATTTGATTTCGTATCCGCTAATTATGATTTTAAAAACACTATTTTAAATGATATTGTAAAACCATATAAAATCATTATTAAAGACGGAATTAAAATTGGAATCTTTGGATTAGGCGTTCAATTAGATGGACTTGTTGACAAGAAACTTTATAAAGAAACCGTTTACAACAATCCGATTGAAGTAGCACAAGACATGACGCGAATTCTCAAAGAAGAAAAAAAATGTGATTTAGTTATTTGTTTGTCGCATTTGGGCTTCAAATACAAAGATGAACCTGAAAAACCAAGTGATATCCTATTAGCACAAAAAACAAAATATATTGATTTAATAATTGGTGGTCACACACATACTTTTTTAGACAAACCTATAATTGAAAAAAATAGTGAAGGAAAAGATGTTTTAATCAATCAAGTAGGATGTTTTGGACTAAATTTAGGTAGAATTGATTTTTATTTATCCAATAATAATGAAGTAATCAACAAAGGAAAAAATATTATTGTTTAA